One segment of Massilia sp. Se16.2.3 DNA contains the following:
- a CDS encoding CaiB/BaiF CoA-transferase family protein, producing MTRPSSLPLDGVRVLDLSRVLAGPWCAMVLGDLGAEVIKVEHPERGDDTRDWGMRIGSTETPYFNSVNRNKRSVCLDLKTPEGQELARALVKKSDVVIQNFKFGEIEKLGLGYEELSREQPGLVYCSITGYDRNGPEAARPGYDLVIQGEAGLMALNGEPTQPPLKFGVAAVDMMTGMYAAQGALAALYAREKSGRGRHLGVALFDCGLMITAYYGLEALLRGSDPPRYGNGHPSIMPYGVYEAADGPLVIAVGNNSQFLRFCKDVIGRPDLAADERFRTNLARTKNREALMPEILGELARRGRGELLDALAAAGIPCGEVAGLHEALTSRRSQDAGLVQKMPHPEAGSVDVFASPWRFDGERLPVRRAPPGLGEGTHEVLQDLLGLSEERLAGLRQRGVL from the coding sequence GTGACTCGTCCATCTTCCCTGCCGCTGGACGGCGTCCGCGTCCTCGACCTGTCGCGCGTACTGGCGGGGCCCTGGTGCGCGATGGTGCTGGGCGACCTGGGCGCCGAAGTCATCAAGGTCGAGCACCCGGAGCGCGGCGACGACACGCGTGACTGGGGCATGCGCATCGGGTCCACGGAGACGCCGTATTTCAACAGCGTCAACCGCAACAAGCGCTCGGTCTGCCTCGACCTCAAAACGCCGGAAGGCCAGGAGCTGGCGCGCGCGCTGGTGAAGAAGAGCGACGTCGTCATCCAGAACTTCAAGTTCGGCGAAATCGAAAAACTCGGCCTCGGCTACGAGGAACTCAGCCGCGAGCAGCCCGGCCTCGTCTACTGCTCGATCACCGGCTACGACCGCAACGGCCCGGAGGCGGCGCGCCCCGGCTACGACCTGGTGATCCAGGGCGAAGCGGGCCTGATGGCCCTGAACGGTGAGCCGACCCAGCCGCCGCTGAAATTCGGCGTCGCCGCCGTCGACATGATGACCGGCATGTACGCCGCGCAAGGAGCGCTGGCCGCGCTATACGCGCGCGAAAAGTCCGGGCGCGGGCGCCACCTCGGCGTGGCCCTGTTCGATTGCGGCCTGATGATCACCGCCTACTATGGCCTGGAAGCCCTGCTGCGCGGGAGCGACCCGCCGCGCTACGGCAATGGCCATCCGTCGATCATGCCCTATGGCGTCTACGAGGCGGCCGACGGCCCGCTCGTGATTGCGGTCGGTAACAACAGCCAGTTCCTGCGCTTTTGTAAGGATGTGATCGGACGCCCTGACCTGGCGGCGGACGAACGCTTCCGCACCAATCTGGCGCGCACGAAGAACCGCGAAGCGCTGATGCCGGAAATCCTGGGCGAACTGGCTCGGCGCGGGCGCGGCGAATTGCTTGACGCCCTGGCTGCGGCCGGTATTCCTTGCGGCGAAGTAGCGGGCCTGCACGAAGCCTTGACTTCGCGCCGTTCGCAAGACGCCGGCCTGGTGCAGAAGATGCCGCACCCGGAAGCAGGCAGCGTCGACGTGTTCGCGTCGCCCTGGCGGTTCGATGGCGAACGCCTGCCCGTGCGCCGGGCGCCGCCGGGGCTGGGCGAAGGGACGCACGAGGTGCTGCAGGACTTGCTGGGTTTGTCGGAGGAGCGGCTGGCCGGACTCAGGCAGCGCGGCGTGCTTTGA
- a CDS encoding ABC transporter substrate-binding protein, translated as MKLHARFSRRTLLSVATLAAFGLAGAAQAQETIKIGYSGPLSGGAALYGKNVLSGMQMAAAEINAKPLDIGGRKYKVEIVALDDKYNPSETGINVQRLVQQHKTAAVLVPHSGGVFAVQAFNEKSKVLLLAYTSLPQVTERGNKLTIRIPPDFTTYIAPFTKAMMTKHGKNVAMVQADHDYAKAWAAAFKPAWEAAGGKVVAENPMSYNKATDFYSGVSRAIQAKPDVMFLGGASEPTALVAKQARELGFKGGFIILDQAKMDEMAKVMGGMNQLEGAIGVMPIANDERPEAVAFTTRFRKLNPGKDPSTEISLNYSAVHATVNAMKLAGTTTDAAAIRAQMEKAFTTLPAANNPNDIDGLDAKGGTIANTIIGVVEGGKIKGQFLRALNAGK; from the coding sequence ATGAAACTGCATGCCCGGTTTTCCCGCCGCACCCTCCTGTCCGTCGCCACCCTGGCCGCGTTCGGCCTCGCCGGCGCCGCCCAGGCCCAGGAAACCATCAAGATCGGCTACTCCGGTCCCCTGAGCGGCGGTGCCGCGCTCTACGGCAAGAATGTCCTGTCCGGCATGCAGATGGCCGCGGCCGAGATCAACGCGAAACCGCTCGATATCGGTGGCAGGAAATACAAAGTCGAGATCGTCGCACTGGACGATAAGTACAACCCCAGCGAGACCGGCATCAACGTCCAGCGCCTGGTGCAGCAGCACAAGACGGCGGCCGTGCTGGTGCCGCACTCGGGCGGCGTGTTCGCTGTGCAGGCCTTCAACGAGAAATCGAAAGTGCTGCTGCTGGCCTACACCAGCCTGCCCCAGGTGACGGAACGCGGCAACAAGCTGACGATCCGCATCCCGCCCGACTTCACCACCTACATCGCGCCCTTCACGAAAGCGATGATGACGAAGCATGGCAAGAACGTGGCCATGGTCCAGGCCGACCACGATTACGCCAAAGCCTGGGCCGCCGCCTTCAAGCCGGCCTGGGAAGCGGCCGGCGGCAAGGTGGTGGCGGAGAACCCGATGTCGTACAACAAGGCCACCGATTTCTACAGCGGCGTCAGCCGCGCCATCCAGGCCAAACCGGACGTCATGTTCCTCGGCGGCGCCTCCGAGCCGACAGCACTCGTGGCCAAGCAGGCGCGCGAACTGGGCTTCAAGGGCGGCTTCATCATCCTCGACCAGGCGAAGATGGACGAAATGGCGAAGGTCATGGGCGGCATGAATCAGCTGGAAGGCGCGATCGGCGTGATGCCGATCGCGAACGACGAGCGTCCGGAAGCGGTGGCTTTCACGACGCGCTTCCGCAAGCTCAATCCCGGCAAGGACCCGAGCACCGAGATCAGCCTGAACTACTCCGCCGTGCACGCAACGGTGAACGCGATGAAGCTGGCGGGCACCACCACGGATGCGGCGGCGATCCGCGCGCAGATGGAAAAAGCCTTTACCACCCTGCCGGCGGCGAACAACCCGAACGACATCGACGGGTTGGACGCCAAGGGCGGGACGATCGCCAATACGATCATCGGCGTGGTCGAGGGTGGGAAGATCAAGGGGCAGTTCCTGCGGGCGCTGAACGCGGGTAAGTGA